CAGCCAGGGCGCCGTCCTCATCAACGGCCAGAACGTCGTCAGTGTCAGCCCGGCCGAGCTGCGGAGGATCCGCGGCCGGGACGTGGCGATGGTGTTCCAGGAGCCGTCCACCGCTCTGAACCCGGTGTTCACCATCGGCTGGCAGATCGCCGAGGGCATCCGGGCCCACGCCCGCGACGGGCAGAAGGTCTCGGCCAAGGACGCCAAGGCCCGTGCGGTCGAGGCGCTGCGCAAGGTCGGCATCCCGGAACCAGAGGTCCGGGTGGACTACTACCCCCACCAGCTCTCCGGCGGCCAGAAGCAGCGCGTGGTCATCGCCGCGGCGCTGGCGCTGGATCCCGGGCTGATCGTGGCGGACGAACCCACCACGGCGCTCGATGTCACCGTGCAGGCGGAGATCCTGGAACTTCTGCGGGAGCTCCGGGACGACTACGGCACGTCGATCGTGCTCATCACCCACAACATGGGCGTGGTGGCGGACCTGGCCGACCGCGTCGTCGTCATGTACCGCGGCGACGTGGTGGAGGAGGCGCCGGTCCGGACCCTGTTCGCCGAGCCGAAGCAGGACTACACCAAGGACCTGCTGGCCGCGGTGCCCCATCTGGGACGGAACTCCGCGTCGGAAGGCGCCACGGGTCGGCTGCACCAGGATGGCAAGGTCCTCGTGGAGGCGAAGGGCCTGAGCATCGAGTTCCCGGGCCGTTTGGGCCGCCCGGGTTTCAAGGCCGTGGACGATGTCAGCTTCACGATCCGGGAGCGCGAGGTCTTCGGGCTGGTGGGGGAGTCGGGTTCCGGCAAGTCCACCATCGGCCGCGCCATCGCGGGCCTGAACCGGGTCACGGGCGGCAGCCTGACCGTGTTCGGGCAGGAGATGCTCGGGTTCCGGGAGAAGAACTTCAAGCCGCTCCGCAAGGACATCGGGTTCGTGTTCCAGGACCCCGCGGCTTCCTTCAACCCGCACCTCACCATCGGGGAGTGCATCGCCGAACCGCTCATCATCCACCGGAAGCCGAGCGCGGCCGAGGCGCGCAAGCGTGTCGGCGAGCTGCTCGAATCGGTGCAGCTGCCGGCGTCGTACGCGTCGCGGTACCCGCACGAACTCTCGGGTGGCCAGCGGCAGAGGGCCTCGCTCGCGCGGTCCCTGGCACTGAACCCGCCGCTCGTGATCGCGGACGAACCCACCTCCGCACTGGACGTCTCCGTGCAGGCGAAGGTCCTGGAGCTGTTCCGGGACATCCAGGAGGAGTACGGTTTCGCGGCGCTCTTCATCAGCCACGACCTGGCCGTCGTGGACATGCTCTCCCATTGGGTGGGCGTGCTGCTCAAGGGCCGGCTCGTGGAACAGGGCATCGGCAGCCAGATCATGGGCCACCCGAGCCAGGAGTACACGAAGCGCCTCATCGCCTCGCTGCCCGTTCCGGATCCGGACGAGCAGGCGGCCCGCCGCCAGGCCTACCGGGCTGGGCTGAGCGCCGGAGCCTGACTCACCGCCGAGTTCGGGGGATCGTGCCGAGACCGGGGCCTCCAAGCCCCGCCTCCGGAAGCATCCCCCGAACTCGGCCGTCGGTCAGGGTTCCACCAACCCGTCCCAGGACCACTGCGGCATCCGCAGCCCGGAGGGGACATCGTCCGCGCTCCGGTGGTAACGGGCCATGTCCACCGTGGTGGCCCAGGCGAAGTAATCATGCAGGGTCTGCCGGAGCCGTTCATCGGACGCGAGACCCGCGTCCTCCAAGGCCCGGTCGAAACAGGCGACGGCCCGGGCGTTCATCTCGTCGTGTTCCCCGTTCCCACTGTGCAGGCGGACCACGGAACTCTGGTCTCCGAAGGCCTCGGTGTAGAACTTCGGGCCGCCCAGGGACTCGGCCCAGTAGGCCGCCAGGCGCGGCGTGTGATCGGGCCGCGCCCCGTTCCGGAAGGCATGGCTCACGACGGCGTCCTCCAGCACCCGCCGGTGCCAGGCCTCCGCGAGGGCGAGCAGTCCGTCGAAGCCACCTGCTGCTTCGAAGACGGTCGGGGGATGATCCGCGCGCATACGAGCACCATACTCCCGTCGCGTTCGGGGGATCGTGCCGAGTTCCAGGCCTGCGGACCCCGGTGCCAGAACGAACCCCCGAACCCGGCGGATGGAACAATGGCGGCATGGAACAGCTCGCACTCATCGTCGGATTGCTCTTCGCCACGGTGCTCGCCGTCGGCCTCGGGGACCGCCTGAAACTCCCGTACCCGGTTCTCATGCTGCTCATGGCCATGGTCATGACCTTCATCCCCGGGTTCCCCGAACTGGCGATCGACCCCGAGCTGATCCTCCCCGTCTTCCTCCCGCCCTTGCTCTTCGCGACGGCGCAGCGCAGTTCGTGGCAGGTGTTCCAGCTGCGCTGGCGGACCCTGCTGTGGCTCGCCGTCGGGCTCGTGGTGGTGACCACGGTCTTCGTCGCCGGAGCGGCCTGGCTCCTCATACCGGGGATCGGCATTCCCGCGGCCATCGCCCTGGGCGCCATGGTGGCCCCGCCGGACCCGGTCGCCGTCGAGTCCGTGGCCGGCAAGGTCCACATGCCCCGCAAGCTCATGAACATCCTGCAGAGCGAGGGCCTGTTCAACGACGCGGCCGCCATCGTGATCTTCCAGGCGGCCGTCGCCGCGACCCTGGCGGGCCGGAACCTCGACGCCAGCCTCGTGCCGAAGTTCCTCCTGGGCATCGTCTTCGCCGTGATCATCGGCGTGCTCATGGGCTATGCGGCCAAACTCGTCACCTGGCTCGTCACCGCGGGTGTCGCGCGCACCGCCGTGAGCCTCGTGGTCCCCTTCGCCGCGTACATCCTGGCGGAGGAGGTCCACGCGTCGGGCGTCATCGCCGTCGTCGTCGTGGCACTGGAGATGAAGCGGCACGCACGGCCCGAGGACGCCTCGGAGCGCGTGAGTCAGGCGGCGTTCTGGGACGTGGTGGAGCTGCTGGCCACGGGCCTGGCCTTCGGCCTGGTCGGCCTCGACATCCGCCAGGTCATCCACCACGAGGGCGCGGGGATCTTCGCGATGGTCCCGGCGGCCATCGCGGTCTGCGCCGTGGTCGTGGTGGTCCGGTTCCTGTGGACCTGGCTGTACCTGTCCACCCGGCGGTCGCTGTACCGCGGTGATTGGGTGGGCATGCTCAAGGACGTCGTCATCCTCAGCTACAGCGGCATGCGCGGCCTGGCCACCCTCGCCCTGGCGCTTGCTCTGCCGCTGGTGCTCGACGACGGCTCGGCCTTCCCGGCCCGCGACCAGATCCTGGTGACCGCCTGCGCCGTGCTCCTGGTGACGCTCGTGCTCCCCGGCCTGACGCTGCCGGCTCTCATGAAGGTGCTCAAAGCCCAGGACGACGGCGCCGAGGAGAAGGAGGCCACCCGCATGCTCGGCCGCCGGGCGCAGAAGGCCGCCATGCTGGCACTCAAGGAGAGCGAACTCGTCAACCAGCTCACGCCCGAACAGCAGGCCATGATGGCCAAACGCTTCAAGTCCCTGCACCTGGAACTGCAGGGAGCGGATCCGGAGCACCCCGGCAAGGGCCTCCCCGACGACCTGCGCGAACGCTTCGCCAAGGGCCGTGAGCTCATGGTGGCGGCGCAGACCATCGCCCTCGACGCCGCCCGCCAGGAGGTGCTCGTGGCCCGCAAGGAACTGGGCATGGATCCCGAGGTGGCGGACCATGTGCTGCGCCAGCTCGACCTGCGCACCATGGTCATGCCCAAGACGGACTGAGCCGCCCGCGCGCCGCTGTTCAGACGCTTGCCGTGACTGGCGGCGTCGCGCTGGGCCGTGAAAGAGTTCGTGTATGAGCCAGAACACAGAACACGGGTCCGCCACGGGCCGGATCATCTACGGGTGCATGGGTCTCGGCGGAGCCTGGGAGCCCACTCCGTGCACCGAGGCGGACGTGGCACAGGCCTCCGAGGTCATCGATGCGGCCCTGGCGATCGGCGTCGAGCTGTTCGATCACGCGGACATCTACCGCTTCGGCAAGGCCGAGGCCGTGTTCGGCGAGGTCCTGGCGGCGCGGCCCGAGCTGCGGGACCGGATCCTCCTGCAGAGCAAATGCGGCATCCGGCTCCACGAAAACGGCCTCAACAACTACTACGACCTCAGCTACGACTCCATCATGGAGCGCGTCGAGGGCATCCTGGGCCGGCTCCGGACCGACCACCTGGACACGCTCCTGTTCCACCGGCCGGACCCGCTGCTCAACCGCGAGGAGGCCGCCCGCGCGGTGCGCGAACTCCTGGCGGACGGCCGCATCAAGGCGCTGGGCGTCTCCAACATGTCCACGGCGCAGATGGAACACCTCCAGGACGCGCTCTCCACCCCGCTGGTCGCGAATCAGCTCGAGATGAGCCTCGGCACCCGCGACTGGCTGGACTCGACCGTCACGGTGAATCACCGTCAGGGCGCCGGCAACCCGTTCCCGCACGGCACGCTGGAGCACTGTATGAGCCGCGGCATCGAACTTCAGGCCTACGGTTCGCTGGCCAACGGCCGCTACACCGGCGGGGTGCCGGCTGAGAACCTGAGTGAGGCGGACCGCGCGACGGCGGACCTGGTCCAGGAGCTCGCCGCTGAGTTCGGCGTGGCGCCGGAGTCCGTGCTGCTCGGCTGGCTCATGAAGCACCCGGCCCGCATCTCCCCGGTGATCGGCACCACGAACCCCGGCCGCATCGCGGCCTGCGGCGACGCGATCGCGGTGGCCGAGCGGATGGACCGCCTGCAGTGGTACCGGCTCTGGATCACGGCCCGGGGCGAGTTCATCCCGTAGCCGTCAGGCCCGCACAGGGAACTCGCGGCGCTATACCGGTCTAGGGCCAAGGTGACGCTTGTCGCTCGGAATCTGTGAGAAAAGTCAAATAAAACCAGATATGACTGTCCGGGGCCCACAAACGCTTGGGCGGGTGCGGCCCCGGACCGGTACCGTATTCTCATGAGTTCTTCCGTCACTTCCACTGGTCGTCCCACTCGAAAAGTCAGCCCGGACATCGCCCGTTCGTGGCTCCTGGTCAACGCCATGAAGACGGAACTCTTCGATGACGCCGCCGCCTCCCGCGCGGACGCCATCATCCTGGACATCGAGGACGCCGTGGACCCCTCGCACAAGGACGAGGCCCGCGACAACGTCCGCGGCTGGCTGGAAGCCGGCGGGCAGGCCTGGGTCCGCATCAACGACGCCACGAGCCCCTTCTGGGCCGATGACCTGGCCGGCCTCCGCGGCACCCCGGGTCTGCTCGGCGTGATGCTCGCGAAGACCGAATCCGCCGACCAGGTGACCGAGTCCTACCACCGCATGGACGGCAAGACCCCCGTGATCGCCCTGGTCGAGTCCGCCGTCGGCATCGAAGAGGCCAACAACATCGCGAAGGGTCAGGGCTGCTTCCGCCTGGCCTTCGGCTCCGGCGACTTCCGTCGCGACACCGGCATGGCGGCGACCCCGGAGGCCATGGCCTACCCGCGGGCCAAGCTCGTCGTCGCCAGCCGCGTCGGCGGTCTTCCCGGCCCCATCGATGGGCCCACCGTCGGCAGCAACCACCCCATCCTGCGCGAGCAGAGCGCCATCACCGTGACCATGGGCATGACCGGCAAGCTGTGCCTCGCCACGGATCAGACGGCCATCATCAACGAGGTCATCAGCCCCACGCCGTCCGACGTCGCCTGGGCCACCGACTTCATGAACGACTTCGAGGCCAATGGCCGCGTGATCCGTGACGGCTCCGACCTGCCCCGCCTGGGCCGTGCCGAGAAGATCATGAAGCTGGCCACCGCCTTCGGCGTCACCCCGGCCCTCTAGAGCGGGCCTCGTCGATGCTGGGTGACTTCTGGGCGAACGCGTCCACGGTGTACAAGACCGTGGTGCTCAGCGCCCTCGGGTTCATGGTGGTGGGCCTCGGCCTGAACATCATCGGCTTGATGAAGCACAACAACCCGCTTGCGATCGGGGCGCTCCCGGTCATCGGCGTGGGTCTCCTGCTCCACGTGGTGGGCATGGTGATCCGCACCCGTGAACTCCGGAAGGGCCGCCCGGGGAAGTAGCCCCCGCCGTCGCGCGCGAAGTGACAGATGATGCCCGGAAGATGCGTTCTTCCGGGCATCATCTGTAACCTCGGCGAGACAAGTAGGCTTATTCCATGAGTATCAATCCCGATCTGCAGGGCCGCAGTTACCCGGCCGCCGAGGTGTACGAGGTGGGCCGCGAGAAGGTCCGCGAGTTCGCCCGCGCCGTGAAGGCCACCCACCCGGCACACTTCGACGTCGAGGCCGCCCAGGCGCTCGGCCACGCCGATCTGGTGGCGCCGCCCACCTTCGCCATCATCGTGGCGCAGCGGGCCGACGCCCAGCTCATCGAGGACCCCGCATCCGGGATCGACTTCTCCCGCGTCGTGCACGCGGACCAGCGCTTCACGCACCACCGCCCCATCGTCTCCGGTGACCGCCTGGTGGCCGAGCTGCACGTGGACACCGTCCGCGGCATGGGCGGCGGCGCCATGATCACCACCCGTTCGGAGATCTCGACCGTGGACGGCGAGAAGGTCGCCACCACCACGTCCTCCATCCTGGTCCGCGGAGAGGGACAGTAATGCCTGCACTGAATCGACCTGCACTCAATGAGCTGGAGAAGGGACAGGAGATCGGCCGTCGCGTCATCGACGTGAACCGCGTCGACCTCGTGAAGTACGCCGGGGCTTCCGGGGACTTCAACCCGATCCACTGGAACGAGGCCTTCGCCCAGGGCGTGGAGCTGCCCGGCGTGATCGCCCACGGCATGTTCACCATGGGCTCGGCCGTTCAGCTGGTCACCGACTGGGCCGGCGATCCTGGCGCGGTCGTCGACTACCAGACCCGGTTCACCAAGCCGGTCCTCGTCCAGGACACCACCGGCACCGAGGAGCCGGGCGCGCAGGTCGAGGTGGTGGGCGTCGTCGGCGCGCTCGACGAAGAGGCCGGCACCGCCCGGATCGACCTCACCGTCACCTTCGACGGGCAGCGCGTCCTGATGAAGGCTCAGGCCGTGGTGAAGCTCTCCGCATGACACAGCCGACGCTGGCCGACCTGACCACCACCCACGTGGGCGGCCCCGCGGGCCGTTACGTGGAGGCCGACTCCGAAGCCGCGATCG
This portion of the Arthrobacter woluwensis genome encodes:
- a CDS encoding MaoC family dehydratase, with translation MPALNRPALNELEKGQEIGRRVIDVNRVDLVKYAGASGDFNPIHWNEAFAQGVELPGVIAHGMFTMGSAVQLVTDWAGDPGAVVDYQTRFTKPVLVQDTTGTEEPGAQVEVVGVVGALDEEAGTARIDLTVTFDGQRVLMKAQAVVKLSA
- a CDS encoding ABC transporter ATP-binding protein: MSAAAHRGATGPARQDSGAAVLDIEHLNVTFATDGGDVHAVKDVSLEVRPGEVLAIVGESGSGKTVTARTILGLLPETATSQGAVLINGQNVVSVSPAELRRIRGRDVAMVFQEPSTALNPVFTIGWQIAEGIRAHARDGQKVSAKDAKARAVEALRKVGIPEPEVRVDYYPHQLSGGQKQRVVIAAALALDPGLIVADEPTTALDVTVQAEILELLRELRDDYGTSIVLITHNMGVVADLADRVVVMYRGDVVEEAPVRTLFAEPKQDYTKDLLAAVPHLGRNSASEGATGRLHQDGKVLVEAKGLSIEFPGRLGRPGFKAVDDVSFTIREREVFGLVGESGSGKSTIGRAIAGLNRVTGGSLTVFGQEMLGFREKNFKPLRKDIGFVFQDPAASFNPHLTIGECIAEPLIIHRKPSAAEARKRVGELLESVQLPASYASRYPHELSGGQRQRASLARSLALNPPLVIADEPTSALDVSVQAKVLELFRDIQEEYGFAALFISHDLAVVDMLSHWVGVLLKGRLVEQGIGSQIMGHPSQEYTKRLIASLPVPDPDEQAARRQAYRAGLSAGA
- a CDS encoding group II truncated hemoglobin, giving the protein MRADHPPTVFEAAGGFDGLLALAEAWHRRVLEDAVVSHAFRNGARPDHTPRLAAYWAESLGGPKFYTEAFGDQSSVVRLHSGNGEHDEMNARAVACFDRALEDAGLASDERLRQTLHDYFAWATTVDMARYHRSADDVPSGLRMPQWSWDGLVEP
- a CDS encoding aldo/keto reductase — its product is MSQNTEHGSATGRIIYGCMGLGGAWEPTPCTEADVAQASEVIDAALAIGVELFDHADIYRFGKAEAVFGEVLAARPELRDRILLQSKCGIRLHENGLNNYYDLSYDSIMERVEGILGRLRTDHLDTLLFHRPDPLLNREEAARAVRELLADGRIKALGVSNMSTAQMEHLQDALSTPLVANQLEMSLGTRDWLDSTVTVNHRQGAGNPFPHGTLEHCMSRGIELQAYGSLANGRYTGGVPAENLSEADRATADLVQELAAEFGVAPESVLLGWLMKHPARISPVIGTTNPGRIAACGDAIAVAERMDRLQWYRLWITARGEFIP
- a CDS encoding MaoC family dehydratase N-terminal domain-containing protein produces the protein MSINPDLQGRSYPAAEVYEVGREKVREFARAVKATHPAHFDVEAAQALGHADLVAPPTFAIIVAQRADAQLIEDPASGIDFSRVVHADQRFTHHRPIVSGDRLVAELHVDTVRGMGGGAMITTRSEISTVDGEKVATTTSSILVRGEGQ
- a CDS encoding Na+/H+ antiporter — its product is MEQLALIVGLLFATVLAVGLGDRLKLPYPVLMLLMAMVMTFIPGFPELAIDPELILPVFLPPLLFATAQRSSWQVFQLRWRTLLWLAVGLVVVTTVFVAGAAWLLIPGIGIPAAIALGAMVAPPDPVAVESVAGKVHMPRKLMNILQSEGLFNDAAAIVIFQAAVAATLAGRNLDASLVPKFLLGIVFAVIIGVLMGYAAKLVTWLVTAGVARTAVSLVVPFAAYILAEEVHASGVIAVVVVALEMKRHARPEDASERVSQAAFWDVVELLATGLAFGLVGLDIRQVIHHEGAGIFAMVPAAIAVCAVVVVVRFLWTWLYLSTRRSLYRGDWVGMLKDVVILSYSGMRGLATLALALALPLVLDDGSAFPARDQILVTACAVLLVTLVLPGLTLPALMKVLKAQDDGAEEKEATRMLGRRAQKAAMLALKESELVNQLTPEQQAMMAKRFKSLHLELQGADPEHPGKGLPDDLRERFAKGRELMVAAQTIALDAARQEVLVARKELGMDPEVADHVLRQLDLRTMVMPKTD
- a CDS encoding HpcH/HpaI aldolase/citrate lyase family protein, which gives rise to MSSSVTSTGRPTRKVSPDIARSWLLVNAMKTELFDDAAASRADAIILDIEDAVDPSHKDEARDNVRGWLEAGGQAWVRINDATSPFWADDLAGLRGTPGLLGVMLAKTESADQVTESYHRMDGKTPVIALVESAVGIEEANNIAKGQGCFRLAFGSGDFRRDTGMAATPEAMAYPRAKLVVASRVGGLPGPIDGPTVGSNHPILREQSAITVTMGMTGKLCLATDQTAIINEVISPTPSDVAWATDFMNDFEANGRVIRDGSDLPRLGRAEKIMKLATAFGVTPAL